The proteins below come from a single Candidatus Planktophila dulcis genomic window:
- the katG gene encoding catalase/peroxidase HPI, whose product MTTESKTSAAQCPYTGSKLNKEGTYNTDWWPNHLDLTVLRSHTTASDPMDKDFDYAAEFKKLNIKSVQKDIEKLMTTSQEWWPADYGHYGPFFIRMAWHSAGTYRTYDGRGGAGAGMQRFAPLNSWPDNVNLDKARRLLWPIKQKYGKSLSWADLMILAGNCALDSMGLKTFGFGGGRADVWEPDETYWGKEQEWLTNERYSGDRELENPLAAVQMGLIYVNPEGPDGNPDVLASARDIRETFARMAMNDEETVALIAGGHTFGKAHGAADPGKYVGAEPEGAPIEEMGLGWKNSNGKGNGAETISSGLEGAWTPTPTKWDNTYFKTLFKYEWKQTKSPAGATQWIPTDESAAKAVPDAHLKGVTHAPVMFTTDLAMRMDPAYEKVSRHFAQDLDAFADAFARAWFKLTHRDMGPIARYLGPLVPKEQLIWQDPLPAAPKSTISKADAESLKKKILKSDLTISQLVTTAWASAASFRATDKRGGANGARIRLEPQRSWAVNNPKELAKVLKVLEKIQTTFNKRAKKKISLADLIVLAGTAAIEKAIDNAGFNIKVPFTPGRTDATQEQTDVASFAVLEPTADGFRNYLGAGQSLSAEELLIDRAALLGLTAPEVIVLLGGMRVLGANHDGSKTGVLTHKKETLSTDFFINILDIKYQWAPKSGDSNLFEAHDRKSGKVKWSATRADLVIGSNSELRALAEVYASNDAEKKFIKDFVAAWTKVMNLDRFDLKK is encoded by the coding sequence ATGACTACAGAATCAAAGACTTCAGCAGCCCAGTGTCCCTATACAGGTAGCAAGCTCAATAAAGAGGGCACCTACAACACTGATTGGTGGCCTAACCACTTAGACCTCACAGTCTTACGTAGCCACACAACAGCATCTGATCCAATGGATAAAGACTTTGATTACGCAGCAGAATTTAAGAAACTCAATATCAAATCTGTGCAGAAAGATATTGAAAAGCTGATGACAACATCACAAGAGTGGTGGCCTGCAGATTATGGACATTACGGTCCATTCTTCATCCGCATGGCATGGCACAGCGCAGGTACTTATCGCACATACGATGGTCGTGGCGGTGCTGGTGCAGGAATGCAACGCTTTGCACCTCTTAATAGCTGGCCCGATAACGTCAACCTTGATAAAGCACGCAGACTTTTATGGCCGATTAAGCAGAAGTATGGAAAGAGTTTGTCATGGGCAGATCTCATGATCCTTGCAGGTAACTGTGCACTTGATTCCATGGGGTTAAAAACTTTTGGATTTGGTGGCGGACGTGCAGATGTCTGGGAGCCAGACGAGACCTACTGGGGCAAAGAGCAAGAGTGGCTTACCAACGAGCGCTATAGCGGAGATCGTGAACTTGAAAATCCTCTTGCTGCAGTTCAAATGGGTTTGATCTATGTAAACCCTGAAGGTCCAGATGGAAATCCAGATGTCTTAGCTTCTGCAAGAGATATCCGCGAAACATTTGCTCGCATGGCGATGAATGATGAAGAAACAGTTGCACTCATTGCAGGTGGTCACACATTCGGCAAAGCACATGGAGCTGCAGATCCTGGAAAGTATGTTGGCGCAGAACCAGAAGGTGCACCAATAGAGGAGATGGGCCTTGGCTGGAAGAACAGCAATGGCAAGGGCAATGGCGCAGAAACTATCTCTAGCGGCCTTGAAGGTGCTTGGACTCCGACTCCAACAAAGTGGGATAACACCTACTTTAAGACTCTCTTTAAGTATGAGTGGAAGCAGACAAAGTCACCAGCAGGTGCAACGCAATGGATTCCAACAGATGAATCTGCAGCAAAGGCTGTTCCTGATGCACATCTCAAGGGCGTCACACATGCTCCCGTTATGTTCACAACAGATCTTGCAATGCGCATGGATCCTGCTTATGAAAAGGTTTCGCGTCACTTTGCACAAGATCTTGATGCATTTGCCGATGCCTTTGCACGTGCATGGTTCAAACTCACCCACCGCGATATGGGACCTATCGCACGTTACCTCGGTCCTTTAGTTCCTAAGGAGCAATTGATTTGGCAAGACCCACTTCCAGCAGCTCCAAAATCAACAATCTCAAAGGCAGATGCAGAATCACTGAAGAAGAAGATTCTCAAGAGTGATCTGACCATCTCTCAGCTTGTTACTACTGCATGGGCATCTGCTGCATCCTTCCGAGCAACAGATAAGCGCGGTGGAGCAAATGGAGCTCGTATTCGCCTTGAGCCACAACGCAGCTGGGCGGTCAATAATCCTAAGGAGCTTGCAAAGGTTCTAAAAGTTCTTGAGAAGATTCAGACAACATTTAATAAGCGAGCAAAGAAGAAGATCTCACTTGCAGATCTCATCGTTCTTGCTGGAACTGCTGCAATCGAAAAGGCTATTGATAATGCAGGCTTTAACATCAAAGTGCCCTTTACACCAGGTCGCACAGATGCAACGCAAGAGCAGACCGATGTTGCATCCTTTGCAGTTCTTGAACCAACTGCAGATGGATTCCGTAACTATCTAGGTGCCGGACAATCACTAAGCGCTGAAGAACTCCTCATTGATCGCGCAGCGCTTTTGGGGCTCACTGCTCCTGAAGTCATAGTCCTTCTTGGTGGAATGCGCGTACTTGGTGCAAATCACGATGGTTCAAAGACAGGTGTCTTAACTCATAAGAAAGAGACTCTCAGTACTGATTTCTTCATCAATATTCTAGATATCAAATACCAATGGGCTCCCAAGTCAGGTGATAGCAACCTCTTTGAAGCACATGATCGCAAGAGCGGAAAAGTTAAGTGGAGTGCAACCCGTGCTGACCTAGTCATTGGTTCAAACTCTGAATTACGCGCCCTTGCTGAGGTCTATGCAAGTAACGATGCTGAGAAGAAATTCATCAAGGACTTCGTTGCTGCGTGGACCAAGGTAATGAATCTTGATCGCTTTGATCTAAAGAAGTAA
- a CDS encoding endonuclease/exonuclease/phosphatase family protein — translation MRITSWNLLHGMAIPPQGSADPEALQRAIQSLESDVFAFQEVDHFLPRSKSRPQMRDIAESIAARDWAMGASVIGTPGESWRKKHEDEPEIISNTSSHSELMHECYGIGIVSKIPVLSWNRLNLGNSPLGLPLIVPGDETGKGKPRFIYVKDEPRLALAAVLENGFTVVNTHLSFVPGFNLAQLRRVKKWALEIAESTGTRAIVLGDLNLPKNLPVVASKWKSLVTQNTYPSWGGKIQFDYILSPDLTFGEYSVRNFAPTGVSDHLPIGIEIFG, via the coding sequence GTGCGCATCACCTCGTGGAATCTCCTGCATGGAATGGCTATCCCCCCGCAAGGCAGCGCCGATCCAGAGGCGCTACAGCGCGCCATCCAATCTCTTGAATCTGATGTATTCGCCTTTCAAGAAGTTGATCACTTCTTACCGCGTTCTAAGTCGCGACCACAGATGCGCGATATTGCAGAGAGCATCGCAGCTCGAGATTGGGCAATGGGAGCCAGTGTTATTGGAACACCTGGTGAGAGTTGGCGCAAAAAGCACGAAGATGAACCGGAAATTATCTCCAATACTTCTTCACACTCGGAATTAATGCATGAGTGTTACGGCATTGGAATCGTTTCAAAGATTCCTGTCTTAAGTTGGAATCGACTTAATCTCGGTAACTCACCACTAGGGCTACCTCTCATTGTTCCCGGTGATGAAACTGGAAAAGGTAAACCGCGATTTATCTATGTCAAAGACGAGCCGCGTCTTGCACTAGCTGCAGTTCTAGAAAATGGATTTACCGTTGTTAATACACATCTCTCTTTTGTTCCAGGATTTAATCTTGCGCAATTGCGCCGCGTGAAGAAGTGGGCACTTGAGATTGCAGAATCAACTGGAACGCGTGCGATAGTCCTTGGTGATCTCAACCTGCCAAAGAATCTGCCCGTTGTGGCTTCCAAGTGGAAATCACTTGTTACCCAGAACACCTACCCCAGCTGGGGCGGCAAGATCCAGTTTGATTACATCCTCTCACCCGACCTCACCTTCGGTGAATATTCTGTGAGGAACTTCGCCCCCACAGGGGTGAGTGACCATCTGCCTATCGGTATTGAAATCTTCGGTTAG
- the nudC gene encoding NAD(+) diphosphatase produces the protein MSAIHQHPSHIDRAGELRTNQSTLDTLWQKAKIAHIADGRIASVDEKLTFASAKEIAALVDSGKFESGSRYFLGLDLADRTPYFVWDTQWIGEVSDEKKSEGFTTLREVGAQLSPLEFELALHATALSNWHRAHPRCPRCGGATRVDLGGAARFCDADQSQHHPRTDSAVIVLIKDRADRILLGHQPVWPEGRFSTFAGFLEPGETFEQCVSREVFEESNITVSEIKYLGSQPWPFPASIMIAFEAVTDNPGDAKGDGEEITDVKWFSREELKTAAKDGSLLLPPTISVARKMIEGWLGEVALGGETWR, from the coding sequence GTGAGCGCGATACATCAACACCCTTCCCATATAGATCGCGCCGGAGAACTACGCACCAATCAATCCACATTGGATACTTTGTGGCAGAAGGCCAAGATTGCTCATATTGCAGATGGCCGCATTGCATCTGTTGATGAAAAGCTCACCTTTGCATCGGCGAAAGAGATTGCAGCACTGGTTGACTCTGGAAAATTTGAAAGTGGCTCTCGCTACTTCCTAGGTCTCGATCTTGCAGATCGCACCCCGTACTTCGTCTGGGATACGCAGTGGATCGGTGAAGTATCTGATGAGAAAAAGAGCGAAGGCTTCACAACATTGCGTGAAGTTGGGGCTCAGCTTTCTCCCCTTGAATTTGAACTGGCACTGCATGCAACAGCGCTGAGCAATTGGCATAGGGCGCATCCACGATGCCCACGCTGTGGTGGGGCAACACGGGTCGATCTTGGGGGAGCTGCGCGTTTTTGCGATGCAGATCAGAGCCAACATCACCCGCGCACAGATTCAGCAGTCATCGTTTTGATTAAGGATCGCGCAGATCGCATCTTGCTTGGACATCAACCAGTATGGCCTGAAGGACGCTTCTCAACTTTTGCAGGTTTTCTTGAACCCGGTGAAACCTTTGAACAATGTGTTTCTCGCGAAGTCTTTGAAGAATCCAATATCACTGTCAGTGAAATCAAATACTTGGGCTCTCAACCTTGGCCATTTCCTGCAAGCATCATGATTGCCTTTGAAGCAGTCACAGATAATCCAGGTGATGCAAAGGGCGATGGCGAAGAAATCACTGATGTGAAATGGTTTAGTCGAGAAGAACTTAAAACTGCAGCCAAGGATGGTTCACTCCTACTTCCACCAACAATTTCAGTTGCTCGCAAGATGATTGAAGGCTGGCTCGGTGAAGTAGCACTTGGCGGCGAAACGTGGCGATAG
- a CDS encoding ATP-dependent helicase codes for MAIEDEILAALDPDQRAVALASRGPVCVIAGAGTGKTRAITHRIAYAAAIGTMDPQKVLALTFTAKAAGEMRARLRSLGVPTVAARTIHSAALKQLLYFWPSVFGGRTPDLITTKTGFLTEAINRAGLGDSVRATNRELMRDIASEIEWAKVSQVAPSDYVDEISKRMQKPRVLPEQMVQIYTAYESVKKQELAIDFEDVLLLCTAMLEEEREVRERVQDQYRYFTIDEYQDVSPVQQRLINAWLGKRNDICVVGDPAQTIYSFAGATPVFLNTFTQRFPDAEVIRLSTGYRSTPEITFAANALLRHGAMGQELVAQNEHGTQPSVVGYSDEAAEVNGVLSEITELLSSGTPPHEVAILARTNSQLKSVERAMQKVNLPYQVRSTERFFDRREVRDFLSEVRKASVIPAEGQGWIDELRTLAQPYLTGEAIDGIAALLHLARELDSDENFTPKTLRGYLREVEDRVQQNNPPTMPVITLATLHAAKGLEWERVFLIGASEGQLPVSDASIDEERRLFYVGITRAKADLHISYRKSPSPFLRESGLLASS; via the coding sequence GTGGCGATAGAAGATGAAATTCTTGCAGCGCTAGACCCTGACCAGCGCGCTGTAGCACTGGCATCTCGTGGTCCTGTCTGCGTTATTGCAGGAGCAGGCACTGGAAAAACTCGTGCTATTACCCATCGCATTGCCTATGCAGCAGCAATTGGCACGATGGATCCGCAGAAAGTATTGGCGCTGACTTTCACAGCAAAAGCTGCAGGTGAGATGCGTGCACGACTTCGCTCATTAGGTGTTCCCACCGTTGCAGCACGCACAATTCACTCAGCAGCACTGAAGCAACTTCTCTACTTCTGGCCTTCAGTATTCGGTGGTCGCACACCAGATCTGATCACAACCAAGACAGGTTTTCTTACAGAGGCGATTAATCGCGCGGGCTTAGGTGATTCTGTGCGAGCAACAAATCGCGAACTCATGCGCGATATTGCATCAGAGATTGAATGGGCAAAGGTTTCTCAAGTTGCTCCCAGTGATTATGTGGATGAAATCTCAAAGCGCATGCAGAAACCACGTGTATTACCTGAGCAGATGGTGCAGATTTACACCGCATATGAATCTGTAAAAAAACAAGAGCTGGCAATCGATTTTGAAGATGTACTACTTCTCTGCACTGCGATGTTGGAGGAAGAGCGTGAAGTGCGCGAGAGAGTACAAGATCAGTATCGATACTTCACTATCGATGAGTACCAGGATGTCTCGCCTGTGCAGCAAAGACTGATTAATGCCTGGCTTGGAAAGCGCAATGACATTTGTGTTGTGGGAGATCCTGCACAAACTATCTACTCATTCGCTGGAGCTACTCCGGTATTTCTTAATACCTTCACGCAACGTTTTCCTGATGCTGAAGTAATTCGCCTGAGCACTGGATATCGATCCACTCCAGAAATTACCTTTGCAGCAAATGCCCTCCTGCGCCATGGTGCGATGGGACAAGAACTTGTTGCTCAAAATGAACATGGCACTCAACCAAGCGTCGTTGGCTACTCTGACGAGGCTGCTGAAGTAAATGGTGTGCTCTCTGAGATCACTGAGCTTTTAAGTAGTGGAACACCACCACACGAGGTTGCAATTCTTGCTCGCACTAATTCACAGCTTAAGAGCGTTGAACGCGCTATGCAGAAAGTGAATTTGCCCTATCAGGTGCGCAGTACCGAGAGATTCTTTGATCGCAGAGAGGTTCGTGATTTCTTAAGTGAAGTTCGTAAAGCATCTGTTATTCCTGCTGAAGGCCAAGGCTGGATTGATGAACTGCGCACGCTTGCACAACCATATTTAACGGGTGAGGCAATCGATGGAATTGCAGCACTTCTACATTTAGCTCGAGAACTCGATAGCGATGAGAATTTCACACCGAAAACTCTGCGCGGATACTTGCGTGAGGTCGAAGATCGCGTGCAGCAAAATAATCCACCAACGATGCCTGTCATCACCCTTGCAACGCTGCATGCGGCCAAAGGTCTTGAATGGGAGCGGGTCTTTTTGATCGGCGCATCTGAGGGGCAGTTGCCAGTCTCTGATGCATCCATTGATGAGGAACGACGCCTGTTTTATGTGGGAATTACGCGTGCCAAGGCTGATTTACATATCTCCTACCGCAAGAGCCCCAGCCCATTCCTGCGTGAATCCGGGTTACTCGCCAGTTCGTAG
- a CDS encoding WhiB family transcriptional regulator produces the protein MTVLFSELQVPGWADNGEKIGLKDVTFTYDNAKAFTLPCHLADPELFYSETDQGVLEAKALCGTCPVRNKCLDGALSRQEPCGVWGGQLIEDGVIIERKRRAGRPPRQVIAAARLIESQM, from the coding sequence ATGACAGTTCTCTTCAGCGAACTACAGGTACCAGGCTGGGCAGATAACGGCGAAAAGATTGGCTTGAAGGATGTGACTTTCACATATGACAACGCCAAGGCTTTCACCCTGCCATGCCATCTAGCAGACCCTGAGCTCTTCTACTCTGAAACAGACCAGGGAGTTCTCGAGGCTAAGGCGCTCTGCGGAACATGTCCTGTGCGCAACAAGTGTCTTGATGGCGCTCTATCTCGCCAAGAGCCATGCGGCGTATGGGGCGGGCAGTTAATCGAAGATGGCGTCATCATCGAACGCAAGCGTCGTGCTGGACGACCACCACGTCAGGTGATTGCAGCTGCGCGACTTATTGAAAGCCAGATGTAA
- a CDS encoding DUF5679 domain-containing protein, translated as MAEVETYKGDAYCVKCKAKRDFEGTVKISDSGRRMAQGICPVCGTKVNRILGKKPE; from the coding sequence ATGGCAGAGGTAGAGACATACAAGGGTGACGCTTACTGCGTTAAGTGCAAAGCCAAGCGTGATTTCGAGGGAACTGTAAAGATCTCAGACTCTGGTCGTCGCATGGCACAGGGCATCTGCCCAGTGTGTGGCACCAAGGTAAATCGCATTCTTGGCAAGAAGCCAGAATAA
- a CDS encoding M48 family metallopeptidase, with translation MTTGDFQPEFEEVTLPGVDEGEILVIRSTRRKKSISAYRQGGRIVISIPARLSKADERAIVPEMIAKIRSQEESKTPGEADLIARIDQLLTELAPEITERPVSVTWRAMRERWGSCTSVDRSIRISDRLKLAPDYALDYVLFHEAIHLQYFDHGAEFTEALARFEDSELASAYLDGYEAAERSLLAPAELEKI, from the coding sequence ATGACTACTGGAGACTTTCAGCCAGAATTTGAAGAGGTCACTCTCCCTGGGGTCGATGAGGGTGAAATCCTTGTCATTCGCTCGACTCGACGTAAAAAGAGCATCTCTGCCTATCGCCAAGGTGGTCGCATCGTCATCTCTATCCCTGCACGACTCAGTAAAGCTGACGAGAGAGCCATCGTTCCCGAGATGATCGCCAAGATTCGCAGCCAAGAGGAGTCCAAGACCCCGGGAGAGGCTGACCTGATCGCACGTATCGATCAATTGCTGACCGAACTTGCCCCAGAAATCACTGAACGACCTGTTTCAGTGACATGGAGGGCGATGAGAGAGCGTTGGGGCTCCTGCACCAGCGTTGATCGCTCAATCCGCATCTCAGATCGCCTCAAGCTTGCCCCTGACTATGCACTCGATTACGTCCTCTTTCATGAAGCAATCCACCTTCAATACTTCGACCATGGAGCTGAATTCACGGAAGCGCTGGCCAGATTCGAGGATTCAGAGCTGGCAAGTGCCTATCTCGATGGATATGAGGCCGCTGAGAGGTCTCTCCTTGCCCCTGCGGAGCTGGAGAAGATCTAG
- a CDS encoding zinc-dependent metalloprotease: MSPFGFTPDDGDEENGKPEDLNAMMRQMQEQIQKQFEQLGINPAGFVNPFASFAQGSQDALPQAVVRDTAKKFVQAQGSQPLGTKDVTVVDNAFEIADLWLNEATVFPATSGTSSQRSVSRLDWVDETLAGWQATMEPLATGLSSAISSLLDDAMAQQSQDVDSGEAMAGPMGAIAGLLRTFIGSLIATQLGQAIGGISATATGAHDVGLPLLDPARPLLIPENIEKWSQDLEIPKTEIYLFHALREAAVARLFESNPWLVSYIRSAIVDYGRGIHIDMEAIQRQAEEAMQNFDPSQGNPESNENSFTIALNNGIFTPEETPAQRAALSKLETALALVDGWADEVTTLAAGERLPALAQLREMNRRQRATSAPSQQLFKTLLGLEVTPKLAREASAFWQKVRESKDVAARDQIWSGILPSAEELLEAEKFLTSSEIPDDLSGLL, translated from the coding sequence ATGTCACCTTTTGGATTCACACCTGATGATGGTGATGAAGAAAATGGTAAGCCAGAAGACTTAAATGCGATGATGCGTCAGATGCAAGAACAGATTCAAAAACAATTTGAACAACTTGGAATTAACCCAGCGGGTTTCGTCAACCCCTTTGCATCTTTTGCGCAAGGTTCACAAGATGCACTTCCTCAAGCAGTCGTCCGTGATACGGCAAAGAAATTTGTGCAAGCTCAAGGATCTCAACCTCTTGGAACTAAAGATGTCACTGTCGTAGATAACGCCTTTGAAATTGCAGATCTCTGGCTCAATGAAGCAACAGTCTTTCCTGCAACCTCTGGGACTTCATCACAGCGCTCTGTCAGTCGACTCGATTGGGTAGATGAAACTCTCGCTGGGTGGCAGGCAACGATGGAGCCACTTGCCACAGGTCTCTCATCAGCAATCTCATCCCTTCTCGATGATGCGATGGCCCAACAATCACAAGATGTCGATTCTGGTGAAGCGATGGCAGGACCTATGGGCGCTATCGCAGGTTTACTGCGCACCTTTATTGGTTCTCTCATTGCTACTCAATTAGGCCAAGCAATAGGTGGAATTTCAGCAACAGCAACCGGTGCTCATGATGTGGGGCTACCCCTTCTGGACCCTGCGCGCCCACTGTTGATTCCTGAAAACATTGAGAAGTGGAGTCAGGACCTTGAGATACCAAAGACAGAGATCTATCTTTTCCATGCACTGCGCGAAGCAGCTGTAGCAAGACTTTTTGAATCAAACCCGTGGCTTGTCTCCTATATTCGCAGCGCCATCGTTGATTACGGTCGAGGTATTCACATTGATATGGAAGCAATTCAACGTCAAGCAGAGGAGGCGATGCAGAACTTTGATCCATCGCAAGGCAACCCTGAATCCAATGAAAACTCTTTCACTATTGCACTCAATAATGGGATTTTCACACCGGAGGAAACACCAGCACAGCGCGCAGCTCTCTCCAAGTTAGAGACAGCACTTGCACTTGTTGATGGTTGGGCTGATGAGGTCACAACACTTGCAGCAGGTGAGCGACTTCCTGCACTTGCTCAGCTTCGTGAAATGAATCGGCGACAGAGAGCAACAAGTGCGCCATCACAACAACTCTTTAAAACTCTCCTAGGACTTGAGGTAACTCCCAAACTTGCACGAGAGGCGAGCGCTTTCTGGCAGAAGGTGCGCGAATCAAAAGATGTTGCAGCCCGTGATCAGATTTGGAGTGGGATTTTGCCCAGCGCCGAAGAATTATTGGAAGCTGAGAAGTTCTTAACGTCATCTGAGATTCCAGATGACCTGAGCGGTCTGCTCTAA
- a CDS encoding S16 family serine protease — MAPRFSKTPRLLTLFFSLFFLIPLVTPVNFVVIQPGEGTPLFPKVLKVKSADVKTYKPNGQVYLLSIWVSTADAKILGAEAIGCWARADCVLFPRSAIYKRNTTSVKEEKIALREMKLSQSDAMAATKNYLRKNFPSIDISKLSDSSLKISLPNTGGPSGGLIFTIGLIDFFTPVDILQGQKVAGSGTIAADGKVGAIGGISEKIIAAKKAGATVLFASRENCGEIPENVSGISVVAISTLEEAMTYLRKPPDSNFRGVTGCTNLGA; from the coding sequence ATGGCGCCTCGTTTCTCTAAGACTCCGCGTTTACTGACTCTCTTCTTCTCACTCTTCTTCCTCATCCCGTTAGTTACACCGGTCAACTTTGTCGTGATCCAACCTGGTGAAGGCACGCCCCTTTTTCCTAAAGTGCTGAAGGTAAAGAGCGCAGATGTTAAGACATATAAGCCCAATGGCCAGGTCTATCTTCTCTCCATTTGGGTCTCTACAGCAGATGCAAAGATTCTTGGAGCTGAAGCAATTGGCTGTTGGGCTCGCGCAGACTGTGTTCTCTTCCCTCGCTCGGCTATATATAAACGAAATACGACATCTGTTAAGGAAGAGAAGATCGCGTTACGTGAGATGAAGCTTTCACAGAGCGATGCAATGGCTGCGACGAAGAATTATCTGAGAAAGAATTTTCCATCGATAGATATCTCCAAGCTCTCTGATAGCTCATTGAAAATTTCCCTTCCCAATACGGGTGGCCCTAGTGGTGGATTGATTTTTACTATTGGTCTCATTGATTTCTTTACACCTGTTGATATTTTGCAGGGACAGAAAGTTGCAGGATCTGGAACTATTGCAGCCGATGGAAAAGTTGGAGCAATTGGTGGCATCTCCGAGAAGATCATTGCTGCCAAGAAGGCTGGCGCCACCGTGCTCTTCGCCTCGCGTGAAAATTGCGGAGAAATTCCGGAGAATGTGAGTGGCATCTCCGTGGTGGCCATTTCCACGCTTGAAGAAGCTATGACATACCTTCGTAAGCCACCTGATTCCAATTTTCGAGGGGTTACAGGTTGCACTAACCTAGGTGCATGA